Genomic DNA from Deltaproteobacteria bacterium:
GCCGAAGAACTGGTCTCGGCCTGTCCTTTCTGTTATGCCGGCTTGCAGGTCGGCATCAAGGCCCTGGAATCGCCGCTCACCATGCGGGACTTGAGTTATCTGGTGGAAGAATCGCTTCTGATAAAAACCGGCTAAGGACTTCAAAAGTTTTTTCTCCGAGGAGTAAACTTCGTCTCTGTTTTATTTTGTTTGACATGATAAACTAAAACATATATTTAAATAATCATGATTAAAAGAATAGCCCATTTATCTCTGGCATCAAAAACCAGTTGTTTTTTATGGGGTCCCCGCCAAACAGGGAAAAGCACTCTGCTCAGGGAAAGGTTTCCCGACTCAAAGCGATATGATTTGCTTCTTTCCGAGGAGTATCGACGCTTGTTGCATCAACCTTCCCTGCTCCGTGAAGAATGTCTGTCCCTGTTAAAACGTGGAGAATTAAAGGACCGCCTCATCATTTTGGATGAAGTTCAAAAGATTCCCGATCTCTTGGACGAAATTCATTGGCTGATTGAGAACAAGGGAATTAGATTCATTCTCTGCGGATCAAGCGCCCGGAAATTAAAAAGGGGCCATGGGAATCTTCTAGGGGGCAGGGCGGTCCGTTATGAACTCTTTCCCTTGGTTTTCCCCGAGATTCCCGAATTTTCCTTAATGACGGCCCTGAATCACGGTCTGCTTCCTCCTCATTACGCAAGCGATATGGCGCGTCAACGCCTCGAAGCCTACGTGGGAGATTACCTGAAAGAAGAGATTACCGCCGAGGCAGTGACCCGGAATATCCCAGGATTCAGCCGATTTTTGGAAATGGCGGCTTTAGCCAATGGGGAAATCACCCAGTTCACTAATATCGCCCGGGAATGCGGGGTCAGTTTGCCAACGGTAAAGACGTACTATCAAATTTTGGAAGACACCTTAATCGGAAGATTTGTGCCTGCCTTTCAAAAAAGGCCCAAACGCCGGGTTATCTTGACTCCCCGGTTTTATTTATTCGATGTCGGTGTGGTCGGATCCCTGACTAGACGTGGACAAGTCGAGCCGGGATCGGAACTCTTTGGAAGGGCCTTTAAGCACTTTCTTTTTATGGAATTATCCGCGCACTCCCGATACTCGGGGTTGCTTTACCCGATCAGCTATTGGCGGACCGCCTCTCAATTAGAAGTTGATTTTGTCCTCGGCGACTGCCAAGTTGCCTTGGAAGTAAAGGGAACACCTTTCGCCCATTCCAACCATCTAAAAGGGCTGATTGCCTTTGGTGAGGAATATAAAACAAAGCGTCGCATATTGGTCAGTTGTGACCCAAAACCTCGATTAGTTTCGAGCCAGATAGAAATCCTTCCCTGGAAAATTTTTTTGGAAGATCTTTGGGCCGGAAAGATCATCCGTTAATTCAATTTACGGATCAATGGCCGATCATCAGGGGCAAACCTTGGAAGAGGAGATTTATTTATCATGAAACTGAAATTATCCGCCGTCAGCCTGGGGGTTTTGCTGGTGATGCTGTTGACCTATGGCCCATCGCAAGGCGCTGATAAGAGTCCCATCCGCATCGCTTATCTCCAAAACGATATCCACCAATTGGCCTGCTGGGTGGCTTTGGAAAAAGATTTTTATGCCCAGGAAGGACTGGACGTAAAAGTGGCCGGTATTTTCAAGGCCGGACCGGAATTGATGAGCGCCTTTGCCGCCGGGGCCCTGGATGTGGGCTATGTGGGGATGGCCCCGGCCACCACGGCCGTGGCCAACAAAGCGGCCAGGGTGGTGGTTTTGGCCCAGGTCAACGGCGAGGGTTCGGCCCTGGTGGTCAAGAAGGACTCCAAACTACAGGCCATGACGGACCTGAAAGGCAAAACCGTGGCCGTGCCCGGCCATGCCACGGTCCAGGACTTTCTTCTCCGCAAGGCCCTGACCCAAATAAACTTAACGCCGCAGCAAACCCACATCATGGTGATCAAACCCCCGGAAATGATTGGGGCCTTACGGGGCGGGGATATAGACGGCTTTATCGCCTGGGAACCTTTTCCGGCCAGGGCCGTCACTATGGAAGTCGGCCGGGTCTTAATGGCCTCCCAGGCCATCTGGAAGGACCATCCCTGCTGCGTCCTGGCGGCCGATGCCAGGTTTTTGGAAAGCCGGGCGGAGGAGGCCAAAAAGATGGTTAGAGCCCATGTGCGGGCCACGGATTTTATCAATCAAAACCCCGGGGAGGCCCGGCAGATCGGGATAAAATACACCGGCATGGATGAGAAGACCGTCTCCCTGGCCATGAAAAATGTAAAATATACCTATTTACTGAATGTCGAAGCCGAAAAGGAATATCTCCATTTTCTGAACCAGTGGAAGTATATCCGGGTGGAGGATGTCCAGGCCTTTACCGCCCAGTTTATCCATCTTCAGATCCTGAGTGATGTGCTGAAAAGATGAACCGGGAACGGGTCCTACCACCCCTCTTATTGGTCCTGATCTGGCAGGGCCTCTCTTTTCTGGGTATTATTCCCGATTATAAACTTCCGTCCCCGGTCCAGGTGCTGGCCGGACTGTATGAACTGGTTTCCACGGGTATGCCTCCTGGACACCTTTTGCCTTACCACCTCCTTTTCAGTCTTTACCGCGTGGGACTGGGCTTTGTCATCGCCGCAGCCCTGGCTGTTCCTCTGGGCCTATTGCTGGGCTGGTCAAGGCGCTTAAAAATGATCATCAGCCCTCTCTTGGAAATGATCCGGCCTATCCCGCCCCTGGCCTGGATCCCCATCGCCATCTTATGGTTCGGTATCGGCATCCAGTCAGCGGCCTTTATCATTTTTTTAGGGGCCTTTTTCCCGATCCTGCTCAATACCATTTCCGGGGTGGTCTCCATCAATCCCACCTTGATCGAGGCCGCCCGGACCCTCCAGGCCAGGGATAAGGATATCTTTACCAAGGTCCTGCTGCCCGGTTCCGTCCCTTCCATCTTCGTCGGCTTGAGGATCGGAGTGGGCATCGGCTGGATGACCCTGGTGGCCGCTGAATTTACCGGGGTCCGGGAGGGCTATGGCCTGGGATATATGATCATGACCGCCCGGGATATTCAACGGCCCGATGAAATCATCGCCGGCATGCTGGTCATCGGAATGATCGGCCTTTTGATCGATATGGGGCTGAGGATGGTAGAAGCCCGGATCGTCCGTTGGCGATAAATTTATTTCTTGGACAGGATTAACAGGAATCTTTGTTCACCGCAAAGCCCCAAAGAACGCAGAGAGAATCATTTTTGTACAATCCCGTGAGAGGCGGGATTGTACAAAACAGCTCTGGACTCCGTCCCGGAGGGGACTACGCCCCGGAGGGCCTCCGGCTAATTTACTTGTGCCAGGTTCGGCGAAAGCTTTTTTCTTTTCTGTCCTCTCAACAGAAAAGAAAAATTATTCTCCCTTCGCGTTCTTTGCGGCTTTGCGGTGAAAACAGGCTTTCAAAAGCTAAACAAATACGATTTTATTAATCATTTTTTCGGCTCATTCGAGGCAGGGGTACTTCTTTGGTTTTAAAATTGGCCGATCTTGGAAAAACTTTTCCCGGGAAAAATCCGGGGGAATGGATTCCCGTTCTCGATAACATCAATTGTTCCATTGAGGCCGGGCAGTTCGTCTCGATCGTCGGCTCCAGCGGCTGCGGCAAGACCACGCTTCTTCGGATTATTGCCGGTCTGGAAAAGGCCTCCCGTGGCCGGGTGTTTTTAAACGGCCGGGAGGTGCAGGAGGTGACGGAACAGATCGGCCTGGTCTTTCAGGAATATGCCCTTTTCCCCTGGCGGACCACTGCGGCAAATATTCAAATGGGCCTGGAAATAAAAGGGGTGGATAAAAGCGAACGGGAGCGGTCGGCCGGAGAATACATCAGGGCCTTCGGCCTCCAGGGGTTCGAAGATCACTATCCCCGGGAACTCTCGGGCGGCATGCAGCAACGGGTGGCCATTGCCCGGACCCTGATCATGAACCCCCGGGTGGTGTTGATGGATGAACCTTTTGCCTCACTGGACAGTCAAACCCGCAACGATCTGCAGGAATTCCTGCTTTCGGTCTGGCAAAAGAGGGGAGACACGGTGGTCTTTGTGACCCACAACGTGGAAGAGGCCGTTTTCCTGAGCGACCAGATTATCATCCTATCCCGCCGGCCGGCCCGCATTGAACGGGTTTTACAGGTGGAAAGCCCCCGCCCCAGAGACCGGACCGATCCGGAATTCAATACCCTGCGGCGGACCATCTTGCAGGAGTTAAAAAAGCAAAAATTGTTTTGACAGGATTTACAGGATAATGATTAGGGCTTTTCAGCCTTTCTTCCGGGAAGGCTGAAAAAAAATCTCTAAGATCCTGTTAATCCTGTCTAAAAAATGAAAGGAAGAACGATGAAAATTATCGGTGTAAGCTGCAGCCCGCGAAAAGGAAAAACGACCTTTTATGCCCTGGATCAATGTTTACAGGCGGTCAAAGAAACATGGCCTGAAATGGACACCGCCCTTTGGGAATTGGCCGACTTAAAATTTGGAGGATGCCTGGCCTGCGGCCAATGCGCCAAGGGATTGAAATGCAGTCAGGAGGATGATTTCGGGCCCATCGTAACCGGCTTGGCCGATCCCGACGTGATCGGTCTGATTGTGGCCACACCGGTCTATCTGGGAACCATGACTTCCCAATGTAAGGCCTTTCTGGATCGTTGTGTCCCCTTACGCAGAAACGGCTTTCTCCTGCACAATAAAGTGGGCGGGGTCATCGCCGTGGGCGGGGTCCGCAATGGCGGGCAGGATCTTACCATTCAGGCCGTTCAGGCTTCCATGTTGGTCCAGGACATGGTTATCGTCAGTGACGGCCGGCCCACCGCTCATTTCGGTGGAACGGTCTGGAGCGGGCACCCTGAAGGGGTCGGCCATGATGCCTTTGGTCTCACTACGGCCAGAAACCTGGGGAAACGGGTGGCTGAAGTAGCCCTGAAGTTGCACCTGTAAGCTTTTTTTTCGACAGGATTTACCGGATTACCTGGATTTTTGTCTCTTTCCGCCTTTCTGAAGTATCATACATGCAGAAAAGAAAGGGCCAAATCCAATGGTTCTGCCGAAAGAAGACCTGATTCCCGTGGGAAGGATCGTAGTTTCTCAGGGTCCTCAAGAGCCTGAGAAAAAACATGTTAATCCTGTTAATCCTGTCAGAATAAGATTTTTAATTTGTGTTTATATGTTTAGGCAAATCGTAACCGAACTCCAAAGCCTCGGCCTTCGCTATGAAGGCCCTGTCCTCAACAGGTCCGGCGGTGCGGGACCGGCCGAGGGTGGAAGTATTCTTTTAAACGGGAAAGCGGTCTGTGTCCCTTATAGCGGTCCCTATGTGGCCGATTCGCCCTTTTGCTTAAAAGAAGAGGGGGGGCAGGTTTTATTATTCAAGGGAGATCAATCCATAGGTCCGGTAGACCTGATAAAAAGGCCGGGTTTTTATGATTGGGAAACCTCGGAAAATATTCCCTATTCCAGGATCGCCCTGCTTCATGGTCGGGACTGTCTGGCCACGACCATCCTGCAAACCTGTGTTAACTGGAGAGAGGCACAACCCTGCCGTTTTTGCGGCATTGAATTGTCTTTAAAGAATCATCAAACCATTCCCAGAAAAACCCCCGAACAATTGGCCGAGGTGGCCCAAAATGCCAGGGAACTGGACTCGGTCCGGCAGGTGGTCCTGACTACCGGCCGGGCAATTCAGGCCGGGGAAGAAATAGACCATCTGGCCCGCTGTGCCACAGCCGTCAAGAAAAGCAGCGGATTGCCCATCCAGGCCCAGGTTCTGCCGCCGTCGGACCTGGAAGGGCTTGACCGACTCAAAGAGGCCGGTGTGGATTCGGTGGGTCTCCACATCGAGAGTTTTGATTTCGATGTCCTCGCCAGGGTGGCCCCGTTCAAAGCCGGGATCGGCTTGGGGCGATATGTGCAGGCCTGGAAAAAGGCCATGGAGCTTTTCGGTCCTAATCAGGTGAGCAGTTTTTTGATCGTCGGGCTGGGGGAGGGGGAAGGCTCGGTGATTTCGGGTTCCGAATTTCTGGCCGACTTAGGGGTCTTTCCCTTTATCGTCCCTTTCCGGCCCATCCCCGGATCGATGATGGAAACCGTCCGGCCTCCTGACCCCCAAAAAATGGTCCGCATCTATGAGGCCGTATCTGAAATTCTAAAAAGAAAAGGGCTGACCATGGACCTGCAAAAGGCCGGTTGCGTGCGCTGCGGGGCCTGCTCGGCCATGGGATTTTTTGAACAGCCCATCGACCCTTTGATTTGTCATCCGGCCAGGGGCCAGGAAGAATTGGATCAGGCCCTTCAGATCCGCAACCAGGTCTTTGTTAAGGAGCAGGGGCTTTTTGAGCAAACCGACGCTGATCAAAACGATGACCGGAGCACCCACCTGGTGGCCGAACTGGAAGGCCGGATCATCGGTACGGTCCGGGTCTTTCCGAATGAGAATAAAGGCCACTGGATCGGCGGCCGGCTGGCCATAAAGAGGGAACATCGCCATTCCGGTGCCGGGGAACTCCTGGTCCGGGAAGCGGTTGGCTATGTCAAAAAGCAAGGTTGCCGGCGATTCACCGCCCACATCCAAAAAGAAAACGTGCCTTTCTTCTCCCGCCTTGGCTGGAAGGCCATCGGAACGGTCTTTGCATTCCATGAAAAACCCCACCAGCTTATGGAGGCGGATCTGGAGAATCACCCCGTTTTACATTTGATTAAAAGGAGCAGATAACAAGCTTAAGCGCAGACTCAAATCAACTAAAAGTTATAAAAAATATAATATTATAATATTTTACTTGACAAAGAATTTTGATTTGTTTAAATGGTTTACTTAATAGTATCAATGGCCTGTTAATCCAGGAAGATACAGGCCGATCCGAAAAACTTCTCAGGAAAAACCGTTGTTTCAAACTGCCCTAAACACATCCAAAATTTACGATCGGATCATTGATCAGATCCGGATGTCATCCAAAGAAGAAATTATTGAGCTGCATCGTTCGGCTTATGCGTAATTAGTAACAACAGATCAAGTAGAGGAGGATAAGGTATGGCCGTCAAACGTTTAAAGTATTGTGTCAATAACGAGTGGAGGGAATCAGAAACCGCCAAATATATGCCGGTGACGAATTCCAGCACCGGGGAGATTATGGCCGAGGCCCCCTGTTGCACCGTTGGAGAAGTGGAAAGTGCCGTAGCGGCGGCTAAAGCGGCCTTTCCGGGATGGTCGAGCAAGCCCGTACAACAGAGGATCGCCCTGATGTTCCGCTTCCGTGAGCTTCTCGATGCCCATCTGGAAGAGTTGACCCTCTCGGTTTCCATGGAACTGGGCAAAAACCTGGATGAAGCTCGGGGGGATATCCTCAAAAGTATCGAGGTGGTGGAGCTGGCCTGCGCCGCTCCGGTGCTCATGCAGGGGGACGCCCTGATGAACGTTTCCACCGGCCACGATACCGTCATGTACCGCGAACCGGTGGGTGTTTTTGCCGGGATCGTACCCTTCAATTTTCCCGCCATGATTCCCTTCGGCTGGATGATTCCGCTGTGCATCACCCTGGGCAACACCTTTGTCCTGAAGGCGGCCAGTTTGACGCCCCAGACCTCTATGGGGCGTGTTCTGGAGTTGCTCATTGAAGCCGGGTTGCCGCCCGGAGTGGTGAACATCGTGACCTGCAGCCGCGATGAAGCGGGATTGCTCCTCAAGCACCCCGACATCCGGGGGATTTCTTATGTGGGCTCCACCTCGGTGGGTTTACATGTTTACTCCACAGCCGCGGCCCACGGGAAAAGGGTTCAGGCCCTCTGTGAGGCAAAAAACCACGCCCTGGTTTTACGCGATGCCGCCTTGGAACGCTCTGCCCTGGGGATTATCAATTCGACCTTCGGATGCGCCGGGATGCGCTGTATGGCCTTGCCGGTTCTCTGTGTCGAAGAGGCCTGTGCCGATGAGTTCATGGGGTACCTGGTCAAGTTCGCCAAACAGCGCAAGGTCGGATGCGCCTACCATCCCGATACGGAACTGGGACCGGTGGTATCCGCCGAACATAAGAAATCCGTCATCGAGTGGATCAATAAGGGGGTCGCCGAGGGTGCGGAACTGGTCCTTGACGGGCGGGACATTGTCGTTCCCGGATTCGAAAACGGTCACTTTATCGGTCCCACTATCTTCGATCACGTCAAGCCGGGGATGAGCATAGGCGACTCCGAGATTTTCGGACCCGTGACCTGCGTCAAGCGGGTGCAGGACTTCGAGGAAGGCCTGGCGATCATGAACGCCAATCGCTTTGCCAATGGGTCCGCCATCTTTACCCAGAACGGCCATTACGCCCGGGAATTTGCCCGGCGGACCCATGCCGGCATGGTCGGCGTGAATGTGGGCATTCCCGTGCCCATCTCCTACTTCCCTTTCGCCGGTCACAAGGATTCGTTTTTCGGCGACCTGCACATCATGGGTCGCGACGGTGTCGCCTTCTATACGGAGGCAAAATGTGTGACCTCGCGCTGGTTTGGTGAAGAGGAGAAGAAGGAAACCACCATCAGTACCTGGGAAGGAACGATCAACCGCAAATAATACCCCTCCAATCCGCCCCGGTCAAAGCAAAGGATCGGCTTTGACCGGGGCCACCCATAGGGACGCTCCTCTTATTTTTTGTCTTTTTCCCTCTCCGAACTCCGAACTATTTCCCCCAGACTCTCTCAGCTTTGGGCATTGAGCTTTGAGCCCATTTTCATTTTTCCCTTGACTAATTAGCCGGTTATGTTATACAAACTATATCGCTCTTAACTTATAAACCTCTACATTAAAAGGTGCCGGAATCCGGAAATAAAATAGGATGGTGAAATTAGAATGATTGACTTTGATTATTCATTGATAATTGAGGCAACAAAGGAACCTGATTATTTTGGATTCTATTCCCCTGACTTGTCGGGCTTTTCCGGTATAGGGCATTCAGTTGAAGATTGTCTTTATAAAGCAAAATGGGGAATGATTGAACACGTCCACTTGTTAAAAGAACAAGGGTTGCCTGTCCCTCCGAAAAATGAAAATCCAAAAATTATCATCCAAAATGAAGAATCTTTGAAAGCTGCCTGAGGGGAAGTCTTCGATCGCCTTTTCTTTCACCATTTTGAATTTTCGGCTTTCAAGTTTTTTTTTTCGTCGAATGATGAACACCAACTGCCGAATGTTATTGCCAAAATCCTCTGATTAATCTCCCTTGCTTTTAAGGGCTTGATAAGGAGTGGGGTTTTGTTTTTTAAGCCGGAGATTCGGAAATATTTTATACCATTAACCAGGGGGAAAAGCCTTCTACGCGTCCGGGAACAGAAGGCTTGGTAGTTTTTCAAACTCAAGGTATAATAAAGATAGACATACCACCGATTTTTTGCGCCTTCAACCTACTCGATAGCCTCGGCAAGTCTCATATCTAACTTTCTACTTGATTTTCACCATTAATAGGTGTACTTTAGTGTTAAAAGAGGTGTTAAATGAAATCACAACAAAAGTCTGTCCTTGTCCGCAGGAGTATCGCTCTGCCGAAAGAATTGGTGGATGAGGCAAAATCCGTGGCCCCCAGCGAAATCAGGGATAATTTCAACCGGCTGGTCATCATAGCCCTTGAGAGCTATACTGCCCGACGCAAAAAACGGACCTTTGAAGAAACAATGAATCAAATGGGCTCAGATCCTGAAATTCTTGCCGAATGCCGTAGCATAAACAAGAAGTTTCTCAAGACGGAAAAGGACGGATTAAACCTTGATGATTAGGCGGGGAGAAATTTATTTTGTGGAGTTAATGCCGACCAAAGGACGCGAACAGGCAGGGTATCGCCCGGTTCTGGTGGTATCGGCTGATGCCATTAATCGTCAACCTTTGGTTATTACCGTGGTGGTTGGAACCAAGGCTTCTAATGTCACCCATGACTATCCTACCAATGTAAGAGTCAGCGCCAACGAAACCGGCTTGCCCGAAGATACGGTTTTTCTCTGTTTCCAGATTCGCTCTCTGGACCGGTCGCGTTTTATCGATTCCCGTACCGGAAAGGCCAATTTAGTCGGGACCATGCCCCCTAAAAAAATGGCGGCCGTTGAACAAGCCCTTAAAGCGGTCTTAGATATTCCTTAGGCTGAGAGGGTACCACTCTATAGTTGCCAAGCATGCTTTTAGATACCGATAGCACTTGCTTGATTATACCTTCCTTGTACTACGGATCAACGCTGCATTCGATATTGAAAAGATAAATTGTATGGGGTATAAAGAAAAAATGGATAAGCATAAGATTTTTATAGCCGATTCTCGTTCGATGCCGGAAGTCCCCGATGAATCCGTCCATCTGATTATAACCTCGCCGCCCTATTGGCAACTTAAGGATTACGACAGTCTTCAACAGATCGGTTTTCACGATACTTACGAAGAATATATCAACAATCTTAACCTCGTCTGGAAAGAATGTCACCGTATCCTGCACGGCGGTTGTCGCCTTTGCATCAATATCGGTGATCAGTTCGCCAGGTCCGTCTATTACGGTCGCTACAAAGTCATCCCCATTCGAACCGAGATCATTAAATTCTGTGAATCCATCGGTTTCGATTATATGGGGGCCATTATCTGGCAGAAGGTGACGACCTGCAATACAACTGGCGGCGCCACGATTATGGGATCGTACCCCTATCCGCGAAACGGAATTATTAAGATTGATTATGAATTTATCCTGCTCTTTAAAAAACCCGGAAATCTCCCGATGGTCGACAAAGCGGTGAAAGAACAGTCCCAACTGTCTGTAGAAGAATGGAATGAATATTTCGCCGGGCACTGGCATTTCCCCGGAGAGAAACAGGATAAGCATCTGGCTATGTTTCCAGAAGAACTTCCCCGGCGATTGATCCGGATGTTCAGCTTTGTTGGAGAAACGGTTTTTGACCCATTTCTGGGAAGCGGCACGACTTCCCTGGCGGCAAAGCATCTTCAAAGGCACTCAATCGGATATGAGATTAACGAGTCCTTCTTACCGGTGATTAGAAAAAAAATTGGGGCTGAGCAGGCTGATATTTTTGATCAGACCGTTGTAGAAATCGATAAACCGGCAAGGGTGTCCGTCGATTACCAGCAGGAAATACAAAAGCTGCCTTATATATTTCTTGATTCGGTTAAATTCGACAAGAAGATCGATCCCAGAAAGTTGACCTTCGGATCAAAAATTGAAGCAAATGGAAATGGTAAA
This window encodes:
- a CDS encoding ABC transporter permease translates to MNRERVLPPLLLVLIWQGLSFLGIIPDYKLPSPVQVLAGLYELVSTGMPPGHLLPYHLLFSLYRVGLGFVIAAALAVPLGLLLGWSRRLKMIISPLLEMIRPIPPLAWIPIAILWFGIGIQSAAFIIFLGAFFPILLNTISGVVSINPTLIEAARTLQARDKDIFTKVLLPGSVPSIFVGLRIGVGIGWMTLVAAEFTGVREGYGLGYMIMTARDIQRPDEIIAGMLVIGMIGLLIDMGLRMVEARIVRWR
- a CDS encoding ATP-binding protein yields the protein MIKRIAHLSLASKTSCFLWGPRQTGKSTLLRERFPDSKRYDLLLSEEYRRLLHQPSLLREECLSLLKRGELKDRLIILDEVQKIPDLLDEIHWLIENKGIRFILCGSSARKLKRGHGNLLGGRAVRYELFPLVFPEIPEFSLMTALNHGLLPPHYASDMARQRLEAYVGDYLKEEITAEAVTRNIPGFSRFLEMAALANGEITQFTNIARECGVSLPTVKTYYQILEDTLIGRFVPAFQKRPKRRVILTPRFYLFDVGVVGSLTRRGQVEPGSELFGRAFKHFLFMELSAHSRYSGLLYPISYWRTASQLEVDFVLGDCQVALEVKGTPFAHSNHLKGLIAFGEEYKTKRRILVSCDPKPRLVSSQIEILPWKIFLEDLWAGKIIR
- a CDS encoding ABC transporter ATP-binding protein, whose amino-acid sequence is MVLKLADLGKTFPGKNPGEWIPVLDNINCSIEAGQFVSIVGSSGCGKTTLLRIIAGLEKASRGRVFLNGREVQEVTEQIGLVFQEYALFPWRTTAANIQMGLEIKGVDKSERERSAGEYIRAFGLQGFEDHYPRELSGGMQQRVAIARTLIMNPRVVLMDEPFASLDSQTRNDLQEFLLSVWQKRGDTVVFVTHNVEEAVFLSDQIIILSRRPARIERVLQVESPRPRDRTDPEFNTLRRTILQELKKQKLF
- a CDS encoding site-specific DNA-methyltransferase, which gives rise to MPEVPDESVHLIITSPPYWQLKDYDSLQQIGFHDTYEEYINNLNLVWKECHRILHGGCRLCINIGDQFARSVYYGRYKVIPIRTEIIKFCESIGFDYMGAIIWQKVTTCNTTGGATIMGSYPYPRNGIIKIDYEFILLFKKPGNLPMVDKAVKEQSQLSVEEWNEYFAGHWHFPGEKQDKHLAMFPEELPRRLIRMFSFVGETVFDPFLGSGTTSLAAKHLQRHSIGYEINESFLPVIRKKIGAEQADIFDQTVVEIDKPARVSVDYQQEIQKLPYIFLDSVKFDKKIDPRKLTFGSKIEANGNGKGQYLRLKRVIASNLMELSNDTIVRLIGIGSKAGKEPEAMKWLWDKLKGQSVYLKFDQTKYDENNRLLSYLYLKNNTFVNLHFLRSSLVRLDETFPFRYHDKFKAILKEKIQP
- a CDS encoding type II toxin-antitoxin system HicB family antitoxin, which encodes MIDFDYSLIIEATKEPDYFGFYSPDLSGFSGIGHSVEDCLYKAKWGMIEHVHLLKEQGLPVPPKNENPKIIIQNEESLKAA
- a CDS encoding ABC transporter substrate-binding protein, with product MKLKLSAVSLGVLLVMLLTYGPSQGADKSPIRIAYLQNDIHQLACWVALEKDFYAQEGLDVKVAGIFKAGPELMSAFAAGALDVGYVGMAPATTAVANKAARVVVLAQVNGEGSALVVKKDSKLQAMTDLKGKTVAVPGHATVQDFLLRKALTQINLTPQQTHIMVIKPPEMIGALRGGDIDGFIAWEPFPARAVTMEVGRVLMASQAIWKDHPCCVLAADARFLESRAEEAKKMVRAHVRATDFINQNPGEARQIGIKYTGMDEKTVSLAMKNVKYTYLLNVEAEKEYLHFLNQWKYIRVEDVQAFTAQFIHLQILSDVLKR
- a CDS encoding CoA-acylating methylmalonate-semialdehyde dehydrogenase, translated to MAVKRLKYCVNNEWRESETAKYMPVTNSSTGEIMAEAPCCTVGEVESAVAAAKAAFPGWSSKPVQQRIALMFRFRELLDAHLEELTLSVSMELGKNLDEARGDILKSIEVVELACAAPVLMQGDALMNVSTGHDTVMYREPVGVFAGIVPFNFPAMIPFGWMIPLCITLGNTFVLKAASLTPQTSMGRVLELLIEAGLPPGVVNIVTCSRDEAGLLLKHPDIRGISYVGSTSVGLHVYSTAAAHGKRVQALCEAKNHALVLRDAALERSALGIINSTFGCAGMRCMALPVLCVEEACADEFMGYLVKFAKQRKVGCAYHPDTELGPVVSAEHKKSVIEWINKGVAEGAELVLDGRDIVVPGFENGHFIGPTIFDHVKPGMSIGDSEIFGPVTCVKRVQDFEEGLAIMNANRFANGSAIFTQNGHYAREFARRTHAGMVGVNVGIPVPISYFPFAGHKDSFFGDLHIMGRDGVAFYTEAKCVTSRWFGEEEKKETTISTWEGTINRK
- a CDS encoding (Fe-S)-binding protein, giving the protein LDLIEMPRSRKYSRCCGAGGGLKAGYPDIQNKMAQRRVKEAEATGAEELVSACPFCYAGLQVGIKALESPLTMRDLSYLVEESLLIKTG
- a CDS encoding type II toxin-antitoxin system PemK/MazF family toxin, with protein sequence MMIRRGEIYFVELMPTKGREQAGYRPVLVVSADAINRQPLVITVVVGTKASNVTHDYPTNVRVSANETGLPEDTVFLCFQIRSLDRSRFIDSRTGKANLVGTMPPKKMAAVEQALKAVLDIP
- a CDS encoding MSMEG_0568 family radical SAM protein, yielding MFRQIVTELQSLGLRYEGPVLNRSGGAGPAEGGSILLNGKAVCVPYSGPYVADSPFCLKEEGGQVLLFKGDQSIGPVDLIKRPGFYDWETSENIPYSRIALLHGRDCLATTILQTCVNWREAQPCRFCGIELSLKNHQTIPRKTPEQLAEVAQNARELDSVRQVVLTTGRAIQAGEEIDHLARCATAVKKSSGLPIQAQVLPPSDLEGLDRLKEAGVDSVGLHIESFDFDVLARVAPFKAGIGLGRYVQAWKKAMELFGPNQVSSFLIVGLGEGEGSVISGSEFLADLGVFPFIVPFRPIPGSMMETVRPPDPQKMVRIYEAVSEILKRKGLTMDLQKAGCVRCGACSAMGFFEQPIDPLICHPARGQEELDQALQIRNQVFVKEQGLFEQTDADQNDDRSTHLVAELEGRIIGTVRVFPNENKGHWIGGRLAIKREHRHSGAGELLVREAVGYVKKQGCRRFTAHIQKENVPFFSRLGWKAIGTVFAFHEKPHQLMEADLENHPVLHLIKRSR
- a CDS encoding flavodoxin family protein, whose protein sequence is MKIIGVSCSPRKGKTTFYALDQCLQAVKETWPEMDTALWELADLKFGGCLACGQCAKGLKCSQEDDFGPIVTGLADPDVIGLIVATPVYLGTMTSQCKAFLDRCVPLRRNGFLLHNKVGGVIAVGGVRNGGQDLTIQAVQASMLVQDMVIVSDGRPTAHFGGTVWSGHPEGVGHDAFGLTTARNLGKRVAEVALKLHL